In the genome of Bradyrhizobium sp. CIAT3101, one region contains:
- a CDS encoding response regulator transcription factor has translation MRILLVEDEAEMATALSSALRRYDMVVDHAPTLADAEEAISADVHAAVLLDRQLPDGDGLALIPKLRARADGVPIIVLTARGELADRIAGLDSGADDYLAKPFAVEELLARLRAVLRRPAGLSPDVIRAGRIAFDVGHREASIDGQPFELPRRELLVLEALIRRMGRTVLRSALEEAVYNFDDEIQSNALDTHISRLRRKLSDADAGVEIHGIRGVGYLLKKLP, from the coding sequence ATGCGGATTTTGCTCGTCGAGGATGAGGCGGAGATGGCCACAGCGCTTTCGTCGGCGCTGCGGCGCTACGACATGGTGGTGGATCACGCCCCCACGCTTGCGGACGCCGAGGAAGCGATTTCCGCCGACGTCCATGCCGCCGTCCTGCTTGACCGCCAGTTGCCCGACGGCGACGGCCTCGCCCTGATCCCGAAGCTGCGGGCACGCGCCGACGGCGTGCCGATCATCGTCTTGACCGCACGCGGCGAGCTTGCCGACCGCATCGCCGGGCTCGACAGCGGCGCCGACGACTATCTCGCCAAGCCGTTCGCCGTCGAGGAATTGCTGGCGCGGCTTCGTGCCGTGCTGCGGCGGCCCGCGGGTCTGTCTCCCGACGTGATCCGTGCCGGCCGCATCGCCTTCGATGTCGGCCACCGCGAGGCCAGCATCGACGGCCAGCCGTTCGAGCTGCCACGTCGCGAGCTGCTGGTGCTCGAAGCCCTGATCCGCCGAATGGGCCGCACGGTGCTGCGCTCGGCGCTCGAAGAGGCCGTCTACAATTTTGACGACGAGATCCAATCGAATGCGCTGGACACGCATATCTCGCGGTTGCGGCGCAAGCTCAGCGATGCCGATGCCGGCGTGGAGATCCACGGCATTCGCGGCGTCGGCTATCTCCTGAAGAAGTTGCCATGA
- a CDS encoding NIPSNAP family protein, producing the protein MIYEMRVYHCLPGRLPALLKRFETVTLKLWEKHGIKQAGFFTTLIGASNQQLTYFLAWESLADREAKWGKFMTDPDWMKARAESEADGQIIDNIVSQLLTPTAFSSVK; encoded by the coding sequence ATGATCTACGAGATGCGCGTCTATCACTGCCTGCCCGGCCGCCTGCCGGCGCTGCTGAAGCGGTTTGAGACGGTGACGCTGAAGCTGTGGGAAAAGCACGGTATCAAGCAGGCCGGCTTCTTTACGACGCTGATCGGTGCATCCAACCAGCAGCTGACCTATTTCCTGGCCTGGGAGTCGCTTGCCGACCGTGAGGCGAAGTGGGGCAAGTTCATGACGGACCCCGACTGGATGAAAGCCCGCGCCGAGAGCGAAGCGGACGGCCAGATCATCGACAATATCGTCAGCCAGCTGCTGACGCCGACCGCCTTCTCGTCGGTGAAATAG
- the kdsA gene encoding 3-deoxy-8-phosphooctulonate synthase, whose protein sequence is MNSSSSAAPVVSVGTVKFGNDLPISIIAGPCQLESRQHALEVASALKEIAARLKIGLVYKTSFDKANRTSASAQRGLGLVQSLPIFAEIRSSLGLPVLTDVHDAAQCADVAQAVDILQIPAFLCRQTDLLLAAAATGKVVNVKKGQFLAPWDMTNVVAKITSANNPNVLVTERGASFGYNTLVSDMRALPIMARTTGAPVIFDATHSVQQPGGKGASSGGEREFVPVLARAAVAVGVAGVFIETHPDPDRAPSDGPNMVPLREFEGLIAKLMAFDAVSKGQAH, encoded by the coding sequence TTGAACTCTTCATCATCCGCGGCTCCGGTCGTCAGCGTCGGCACGGTCAAATTCGGCAACGATCTGCCAATCTCGATCATTGCCGGGCCGTGTCAGCTCGAAAGCCGTCAGCACGCGCTCGAGGTCGCCTCCGCGCTGAAGGAGATCGCCGCGCGGCTGAAGATCGGCCTCGTCTACAAGACCTCCTTCGACAAGGCCAACCGCACCAGCGCCTCGGCGCAGCGCGGCCTCGGCCTGGTGCAGTCGCTCCCGATCTTCGCCGAGATCCGGTCCTCGCTCGGCCTGCCGGTGCTGACCGATGTGCACGATGCCGCGCAATGCGCCGACGTCGCACAGGCCGTCGACATCCTGCAGATCCCGGCCTTCCTGTGCCGGCAGACCGATCTGCTGCTGGCCGCGGCCGCAACCGGCAAGGTCGTCAACGTCAAGAAGGGGCAATTCCTCGCCCCCTGGGACATGACGAATGTCGTCGCCAAGATCACCAGCGCCAACAATCCCAACGTGCTCGTCACCGAGCGCGGCGCCTCCTTCGGCTACAACACGCTGGTCTCCGACATGCGCGCGCTGCCGATCATGGCCCGCACGACCGGTGCGCCGGTGATCTTCGACGCGACCCATTCGGTGCAGCAGCCGGGCGGGAAGGGCGCCTCCTCCGGCGGCGAACGCGAATTCGTACCGGTGCTGGCGCGCGCGGCCGTCGCCGTCGGCGTCGCCGGCGTCTTCATCGAGACTCACCCCGATCCCGATCGCGCGCCTTCCGACGGTCCGAACATGGTGCCGCTGCGCGAGTTCGAAGGGCTCATCGCTAAGCTGATGGCGTTCGATGCGGTGAGCAAGGGCCAAGCGCACTGA
- a CDS encoding MFS transporter, with translation MHEPVARPSSDQKFPPAINIIALASFSAALSTRALDPVLPHVAEEFSISITTAASIAAGYALIYALIQPLVGAAADLFGKARLMTLCLALLGVACILGALSTSFSGLFASRMLAGIASGGVFPVALGLTADLVAPAKRQVAIGRTLAGSMTGNLLGATASGIIGDLVGWRGVLVIIGALGLIAAVAVAAGFRGAALTAPPKSDLKTLRQGYRTILANPNARYCYSAVFVEGCCVFGLFPFIAALLFDLGETSLSIAGIVIAGFAVGGLFYTFTVSRFLPRLGVKGMMIAGASLVALQLAALALGPGWKVQFAIMLLMGWGFYMIHGCLQVFASELSVEARATAMSLHSFFFFMGQTVGPLAYGFGLAHTGKAPTLVASAVLMVLLGLACAALLKPRAPSDARA, from the coding sequence ATGCACGAGCCCGTGGCCAGGCCGTCGTCCGACCAGAAGTTTCCACCCGCGATCAACATCATCGCGCTTGCGAGCTTCTCGGCGGCGTTGTCCACGCGCGCGCTCGATCCGGTGCTGCCGCATGTCGCGGAGGAATTTTCGATCAGCATCACGACCGCGGCGAGCATCGCGGCCGGCTATGCCCTGATCTACGCGCTGATCCAGCCGCTCGTCGGCGCTGCGGCCGATTTGTTCGGCAAGGCGCGGCTGATGACGTTGTGCCTGGCGCTGCTCGGTGTCGCCTGCATTCTGGGCGCGCTCTCGACATCCTTCTCGGGCCTGTTCGCGAGCCGCATGCTCGCCGGCATTGCCTCGGGCGGCGTGTTTCCGGTTGCGCTCGGCCTCACCGCGGACCTCGTCGCGCCGGCGAAGCGACAGGTGGCGATCGGGCGCACGCTGGCGGGTTCGATGACCGGCAATCTGCTCGGCGCGACCGCCTCGGGCATCATCGGCGATCTCGTCGGCTGGCGCGGCGTGCTCGTGATCATCGGCGCGCTCGGGCTGATCGCCGCCGTCGCGGTCGCGGCGGGCTTTCGTGGCGCCGCCCTGACGGCGCCGCCGAAGAGCGATCTGAAGACCTTGCGGCAGGGTTATCGCACCATCCTCGCCAATCCCAACGCGCGCTATTGCTATTCGGCCGTGTTCGTCGAGGGCTGCTGCGTGTTCGGCCTGTTTCCCTTCATCGCCGCCTTGCTATTCGATCTCGGCGAGACCTCGCTGTCGATCGCGGGCATCGTGATCGCGGGTTTCGCGGTCGGCGGTCTCTTCTACACGTTCACGGTCTCGCGCTTCCTGCCGCGGCTGGGCGTCAAGGGCATGATGATCGCAGGCGCGAGCCTCGTCGCGCTCCAGCTCGCAGCACTCGCCCTTGGGCCCGGCTGGAAAGTCCAGTTCGCCATCATGCTGCTGATGGGCTGGGGCTTCTACATGATCCACGGTTGCCTGCAGGTGTTCGCCAGCGAACTGTCGGTCGAGGCGCGGGCGACGGCGATGTCGCTGCACTCGTTCTTTTTCTTCATGGGCCAGACGGTCGGCCCGCTCGCCTACGGGTTCGGGCTTGCCCACACGGGCAAGGCACCGACCCTGGTCGCCAGTGCCGTGCTGATGGTGCTGCTGGGCCTAGCCTGCGCTGCGCTGCTCAAGCCGCGGGCACCGTCCGATGCGCGCGCCTGA
- a CDS encoding HAMP domain-containing methyl-accepting chemotaxis protein has product MQKQRSVARILGAVVGSLGLILVVICAYALKLAVTRYSDSNRIVSLTIASRDLTNTLVIFRLERGDTLSYLASASPAPDSVMSSLSEQRATVQKNYAQALQSLAAVDAPGLSEKLDKLRGIWAQLEELRPRAITALKQEKGAREASLQPSWAKISDGFMDAIGDVTAHVDNAMTLIDPVVDRLLIAKQASWQARANAGQTILVQFSSILANKTWTAADGVTFADLRGRIQQSWLVVRDLSPNVASPELLQAIRTAEPEISGALSDERNAIATKLLAGEPAGVAGIDYRDRQLVGANNVVIVTQTALANMISRAEEGASRARFTLILFGLLMPASLALMIGGLMLMRNRVTRPLTAITGVMTRFADRDFASDVPGLDRNDEIGRIASALQVFKEAMINAERLSGDQAAERADKEKRASELTGLVRQFESRIGQMVQTLSSASGELETTARSMSGTAAEAQAQAGSASTLADQVGGGVQTVAAAAEELNASIREINRQVEQASRATEHAVVTVRETDSTMRALADGADRIGEVIGLITSIAGQTNLLALNATIEAARAGESGRGFAVVASEVKNLASQTAKATEEISAQITEIQGATQKAVSAIDGIVKTIEEVSTINRTIAAAIEEQNKATAEIANTVQHTAEATSTVTRNIATVSSAANETGRAASGVLKAAADLSSQSSSLTGEVDSFITRVREVA; this is encoded by the coding sequence ATGCAAAAACAGCGTTCGGTCGCCCGCATTCTCGGAGCGGTGGTTGGGTCTCTCGGTCTCATCCTCGTCGTCATCTGCGCCTACGCCCTGAAGCTGGCGGTGACGCGCTATTCGGACAGCAACCGCATCGTCTCGCTCACGATTGCGAGCCGCGACCTGACCAACACGCTGGTGATCTTTCGCCTGGAGCGCGGTGACACGCTGAGCTATCTGGCCTCGGCCTCGCCCGCGCCCGACAGCGTCATGAGCAGCCTCTCCGAGCAGCGCGCCACCGTGCAGAAGAATTATGCGCAGGCCCTGCAGAGCCTCGCCGCGGTCGATGCGCCCGGCCTCAGCGAGAAGCTCGACAAGCTCCGCGGGATCTGGGCGCAGCTCGAGGAGCTGCGGCCGCGCGCGATCACTGCGCTGAAGCAGGAGAAGGGGGCGCGTGAAGCCAGCCTGCAGCCGAGCTGGGCCAAGATCAGCGACGGCTTCATGGATGCGATCGGCGACGTCACCGCCCATGTCGACAATGCGATGACGCTGATCGACCCCGTGGTCGATCGCCTCCTGATCGCCAAGCAGGCCTCCTGGCAGGCCCGCGCCAATGCCGGCCAGACCATTCTCGTCCAGTTCTCCTCGATCCTGGCCAACAAGACCTGGACCGCGGCGGACGGCGTTACCTTCGCCGATCTGCGCGGTCGCATCCAGCAGTCCTGGCTGGTGGTGCGCGACCTCAGCCCGAACGTGGCCTCGCCCGAGCTGTTGCAGGCGATCCGCACCGCCGAGCCGGAAATCTCCGGCGCGCTCAGCGACGAGCGCAATGCGATTGCGACCAAGCTGCTCGCCGGTGAGCCTGCCGGCGTTGCCGGCATCGACTACCGTGACCGTCAGCTTGTCGGCGCCAACAACGTCGTCATCGTCACGCAGACCGCGCTGGCCAACATGATCTCGCGGGCCGAGGAGGGCGCCTCGCGCGCCCGTTTCACCCTGATCCTGTTCGGTCTCCTGATGCCGGCCTCGCTGGCGCTGATGATCGGTGGCCTGATGCTGATGCGCAACCGCGTGACCCGGCCGTTGACCGCGATCACCGGCGTGATGACGCGCTTTGCCGATCGTGATTTCGCGAGCGACGTCCCGGGTCTCGACCGCAACGATGAGATCGGCCGCATCGCGTCGGCCTTACAGGTGTTCAAGGAGGCCATGATCAACGCCGAGCGCCTCTCGGGCGATCAGGCGGCTGAGCGCGCCGACAAGGAGAAGCGTGCGAGCGAACTCACGGGGCTGGTGCGGCAGTTTGAAAGCCGGATCGGCCAGATGGTGCAGACGTTGTCGAGCGCCTCGGGCGAGCTGGAGACGACGGCGCGCTCGATGTCGGGCACCGCGGCGGAAGCCCAGGCTCAGGCCGGCTCGGCCTCGACGCTGGCCGACCAGGTCGGCGGCGGCGTGCAGACGGTTGCGGCGGCGGCCGAGGAGCTCAATGCCTCGATCCGCGAGATCAACCGCCAGGTCGAGCAGGCGAGCCGCGCCACCGAGCATGCGGTCGTCACCGTCAGGGAGACCGACAGCACCATGCGCGCGCTCGCCGACGGCGCCGACCGCATTGGCGAGGTCATCGGCCTCATCACCTCGATCGCGGGCCAGACCAATCTGCTGGCCTTGAACGCGACGATCGAAGCCGCCCGTGCGGGCGAATCCGGACGCGGTTTTGCGGTCGTGGCGAGCGAGGTGAAGAACCTGGCGTCGCAGACGGCGAAAGCGACCGAGGAGATCAGCGCCCAGATCACGGAGATCCAGGGCGCGACGCAGAAGGCGGTCTCCGCCATCGACGGCATCGTCAAGACCATCGAGGAAGTCTCGACAATCAATCGCACCATTGCGGCGGCGATCGAGGAGCAGAACAAGGCGACCGCCGAGATCGCCAACACCGTGCAGCACACGGCCGAAGCCACCTCGACGGTGACGCGCAACATCGCAACCGTCTCGTCGGCCGCGAACGAGACCGGCCGCGCGGCCTCCGGCGTGCTGAAGGCGGCCGCCGACCTGTCGAGCCAGTCGTCATCGCTGACGGGCGAGGTCGACAGCTTCATCACCAGGGTGCGTGAGGTGGCCTAA
- a CDS encoding universal stress protein, protein MYANILLSTDGSDVARKGVEHGIALAKALKAKATIVTVTEPLPIDFGGGHDSGWVPSQREVDSFDAACRERAGKVLDEARAMAERSGLSVELVHVPNAHPATAIVETAKSGGCDLIVMASHGRRGLRKLFLGSQTSEVLVNGSVPVLVVP, encoded by the coding sequence ATGTACGCCAATATTCTCTTGAGCACCGATGGTTCGGATGTCGCAAGAAAAGGTGTCGAGCATGGAATTGCTCTGGCAAAGGCCTTGAAGGCCAAAGCGACAATCGTCACCGTGACTGAACCGCTGCCGATCGATTTTGGCGGCGGACACGATTCGGGATGGGTTCCGTCGCAGCGAGAGGTTGATAGTTTTGATGCGGCCTGCAGGGAGCGGGCAGGCAAAGTGCTCGATGAAGCGCGAGCCATGGCCGAGCGGAGCGGGCTGTCGGTCGAACTCGTCCACGTCCCCAATGCGCACCCGGCCACTGCGATCGTCGAGACGGCAAAGTCTGGAGGCTGCGACTTGATCGTCATGGCCTCTCATGGGCGGCGCGGCCTCAGAAAGCTGTTTCTGGGAAGCCAGACGTCCGAAGTTCTCGTCAACGGAAGCGTACCGGTCCTGGTCGTGCCGTAG
- a CDS encoding substrate-binding domain-containing protein gives MTSMSAKFRGLALKFALGLLGVLCLTSASEAAEVRVMISGGLTAAYQALVPEFEKATGNKVLTAYGPSMGTTANAIPVRLERGEPADVLIMVGYALTDLVGKGKVVAGSQVDLTRSPIGVAVKSGAAKPDISSVDAVKRALLEAKTIAYSDSASGVYVSTEMFNKLGIAEAMKDKARKIPATPVGEIVARGEAELGFQQISELKPVKGIDIVGPLPKEIQQITIFSAGIATVSKEQEAGRALIKFLSSPAAHEAIIASGMEPISADGAK, from the coding sequence ATGACATCGATGTCTGCGAAATTCCGTGGCCTCGCCCTGAAGTTTGCCCTGGGCCTTCTCGGCGTCCTCTGCTTGACCAGCGCGTCGGAGGCTGCCGAGGTCCGCGTGATGATTTCGGGCGGACTGACGGCGGCCTATCAGGCGCTGGTGCCGGAGTTCGAGAAAGCCACCGGCAACAAGGTGCTGACCGCCTACGGGCCGTCGATGGGCACCACCGCCAACGCGATCCCGGTCCGGCTCGAACGCGGCGAGCCGGCAGACGTGCTGATCATGGTGGGCTACGCGCTCACTGATCTCGTCGGCAAGGGCAAGGTCGTGGCCGGCAGCCAGGTCGACCTGACGCGGTCGCCAATCGGGGTCGCCGTGAAATCGGGCGCGGCTAAGCCGGACATCAGCTCGGTCGACGCGGTCAAGCGCGCGTTGCTGGAGGCGAAGACGATCGCCTATTCCGACAGCGCCAGCGGCGTCTACGTTTCGACCGAGATGTTCAACAAGCTCGGCATCGCTGAAGCCATGAAGGACAAGGCGCGAAAGATTCCGGCAACGCCGGTCGGCGAGATCGTCGCGCGCGGCGAAGCCGAGCTTGGCTTCCAGCAGATCAGCGAATTGAAGCCCGTGAAGGGCATCGACATCGTCGGCCCCCTGCCCAAGGAAATTCAGCAGATCACGATCTTCTCGGCCGGGATTGCAACCGTCTCCAAGGAACAAGAGGCTGGCCGCGCCTTGATCAAGTTCCTTTCCTCACCCGCGGCGCACGAGGCGATCATCGCGAGCGGCATGGAGCCGATCTCGGCGGACGGCGCAAAATAG
- the queF gene encoding preQ(1) synthase yields the protein MSKKPSKSNNSPSLQLGRAVEWPDAPEKAKLDRVPNPQAGTDYLVRFTVPEFTSLCPVTGQPDFAHLMIDYAPGQWLLESKSLKLYIASFRNHGAFHEDCTVMIGKRIASEIKPKWLRIGGYWYPRGGIPIDVFWQTGRVPKGLWVPEQGVAPYRGRG from the coding sequence ATGTCGAAAAAACCCAGCAAATCGAACAACTCACCCAGCTTGCAACTCGGCCGTGCCGTGGAATGGCCCGACGCGCCCGAGAAGGCCAAGCTCGACCGCGTGCCCAATCCGCAAGCCGGCACCGATTATCTGGTCCGTTTCACCGTGCCGGAATTCACCTCGCTCTGCCCGGTGACCGGCCAGCCCGATTTCGCCCATCTGATGATCGACTACGCGCCCGGCCAATGGCTGCTGGAGTCGAAATCGCTCAAACTCTACATCGCGAGCTTCCGCAACCACGGCGCCTTCCACGAGGACTGCACCGTGATGATCGGCAAGCGCATCGCTTCCGAGATCAAACCGAAATGGCTGCGCATCGGCGGCTACTGGTACCCGCGCGGCGGCATCCCGATCGACGTGTTCTGGCAGACCGGCCGCGTACCGAAGGGCCTGTGGGTGCCCGAGCAAGGCGTCGCGCCCTATCGCGGCCGGGGTTAG
- the eno gene encoding phosphopyruvate hydratase, translating to MTAIIDIIGREILDSRGNPTVEVDVVLEDGALGRAAVPSGASTGAHEAVELRDGDKARYLGKGVTKAVGAVNGEIFEALSGLDVEQQAQIDQIMIDLDGTPNKSRLGANAILGVSLACAKAAANSLDMPLYRYVGGTSARLLPVPMMNIINGGVHADNPIDFQEFMILPVGASSFAEGLRYGAEVFHTLKSELKKAGHNTNVGDEGGFAPNLPSADAALEFVMNAIGKAGYKAGADIVIGLDCASTEFFKDGKYVYEGEGKTRSVSEQAKYLADLVGRYPIVTIEDGMSEDDMDGWKELTDLVGKKCQLVGDDLFVTNVKRLAEGIKAGRANSILIKVNQIGTLTETLAAVEMAHKAGYTSVMSHRSGETEDSTIADLAVATNCGQIKTGSLARSDRTAKYNQLLRIEQQLGKQALYGGKAALKALA from the coding sequence ATGACCGCCATCATCGACATCATCGGCCGCGAAATTCTCGATAGCCGTGGCAATCCCACCGTCGAGGTCGACGTCGTGCTGGAAGATGGCGCGCTCGGCCGCGCCGCCGTGCCGTCGGGCGCCTCCACCGGCGCCCATGAGGCGGTCGAGCTGCGCGACGGCGACAAGGCCCGCTATCTCGGCAAAGGCGTTACCAAGGCGGTCGGCGCCGTCAATGGCGAGATCTTCGAGGCCCTGAGCGGCCTCGATGTCGAGCAGCAGGCCCAGATCGACCAGATCATGATCGATCTCGACGGCACCCCCAACAAGAGCCGGCTCGGCGCCAACGCCATCCTCGGCGTCTCGCTCGCCTGCGCCAAGGCGGCCGCGAACTCGCTCGACATGCCGCTCTATCGTTACGTCGGCGGCACCTCGGCGCGGCTCCTGCCGGTGCCGATGATGAACATCATCAATGGCGGCGTACATGCCGACAACCCGATCGACTTCCAGGAGTTCATGATCCTCCCGGTCGGCGCGTCCTCCTTCGCCGAGGGCCTGCGCTACGGCGCGGAAGTGTTCCACACGCTGAAGTCGGAGCTGAAGAAGGCCGGCCACAACACCAATGTCGGCGACGAAGGCGGCTTCGCCCCGAACCTGCCGTCGGCGGACGCCGCGCTGGAGTTCGTCATGAACGCGATCGGCAAGGCCGGCTACAAGGCGGGCGCCGACATCGTGATCGGGCTCGACTGCGCCTCGACCGAGTTCTTCAAGGATGGCAAGTATGTCTATGAAGGCGAAGGCAAGACCCGTTCGGTCTCCGAGCAGGCCAAGTACCTTGCCGACCTCGTCGGCCGCTATCCGATCGTCACGATCGAGGACGGCATGTCGGAGGACGACATGGACGGCTGGAAGGAGCTGACCGACCTCGTCGGCAAGAAGTGCCAGCTCGTCGGCGACGATCTCTTCGTCACCAACGTCAAGCGTCTCGCCGAAGGCATCAAGGCCGGCCGTGCCAACTCGATCCTGATCAAGGTCAACCAGATCGGCACCCTGACCGAGACGCTCGCCGCCGTCGAGATGGCGCACAAGGCCGGCTACACCTCGGTGATGTCGCACCGCTCGGGCGAGACCGAGGATTCGACCATCGCCGACCTCGCGGTCGCCACCAATTGCGGTCAGATCAAGACCGGCTCCCTTGCACGTTCGGATCGCACCGCCAAATACAACCAGCTCCTCCGCATCGAGCAGCAGCTCGGCAAGCAGGCGCTCTACGGCGGCAAGGCGGCACTGAAGGCGCTGGCATAA
- a CDS encoding MBL fold metallo-hydrolase — protein sequence MTDLNRRHLFAGAAAVGAAAITGLRPIATNAAVPQAGAQAPGFYRYKVGSFECTSINDGARSFPMPDKFVVNIPKEEALAAADAAYMPKGMVTVPFNPQLINTGSKLVLIDTGNGVANLEPSKGAVGRTLQNLQAAGVDPKSIDVVLLSHLHPDHTNGIRLADGSLAFPNAEIMVPVKDWEFWASEENAGKASSDMMKNYFANVKKTFAGIESKVTKYDWGKEVVSGITSIATPGHTPGHTSFAVASGDKKVLIQSDVTNIPELFLRNPDWHVAFDTDGALAQQTRHKFYDMAAAEKATVIGFHFTFPSVGHVEKDGAKYRLIPSAWNPTI from the coding sequence ATGACCGATCTCAATCGCCGCCATTTGTTCGCAGGCGCCGCTGCAGTCGGCGCGGCCGCCATCACCGGACTGCGACCAATCGCAACCAATGCCGCGGTGCCGCAAGCCGGCGCGCAGGCGCCGGGCTTCTACCGCTACAAGGTCGGCAGCTTCGAGTGCACCTCGATCAATGACGGTGCGCGCAGCTTTCCAATGCCGGACAAGTTCGTCGTCAACATTCCGAAGGAGGAGGCGCTCGCCGCTGCCGACGCCGCCTACATGCCGAAGGGCATGGTCACCGTCCCGTTCAATCCGCAGCTGATCAACACCGGCTCCAAGCTCGTGCTGATCGATACCGGCAACGGCGTCGCCAATCTCGAGCCCAGCAAGGGCGCCGTCGGCCGCACCCTGCAAAACCTGCAGGCCGCCGGCGTCGACCCGAAGAGCATCGACGTCGTGCTGCTGTCGCATCTGCATCCGGATCACACCAACGGCATCCGTTTGGCCGACGGCTCGTTGGCCTTCCCGAATGCCGAGATCATGGTGCCGGTGAAAGATTGGGAGTTCTGGGCCAGCGAGGAGAACGCAGGCAAGGCCTCCAGCGACATGATGAAGAACTACTTCGCCAACGTGAAGAAGACCTTCGCCGGCATCGAGTCCAAGGTGACGAAGTACGACTGGGGCAAGGAGGTCGTGTCCGGGATCACTTCGATCGCGACGCCCGGCCACACGCCCGGTCACACCTCGTTCGCAGTCGCCTCGGGCGACAAGAAGGTGCTGATCCAGTCCGACGTCACCAACATTCCCGAGCTGTTCCTGCGCAATCCGGACTGGCACGTCGCCTTCGACACCGACGGCGCGCTGGCGCAGCAGACCCGTCACAAGTTCTACGACATGGCGGCCGCCGAGAAGGCGACCGTGATCGGCTTCCACTTCACCTTCCCCTCGGTCGGCCATGTCGAGAAGGACGGCGCCAAATATCGCCTGATCCCGTCGGCGTGGAATCCGACGATCTGA
- a CDS encoding NAD(P)H-dependent oxidoreductase: protein MAYNIVVIAGSLRKDSFSLKIAKALTKLAPASLKLEVVTLEGISFFNQDLEGAPPADWLAFREKLQKSDGVIFVTPEYNRAIPGVLKNAIDVASRPYGKSSFNGKPVGIISNSPGPLGGVSAAKTLQNILPGIAGPILQQPETYLNAVGDAFDAEGNLAKDSLKGVLQAYVDAFAAHVAKHHG, encoded by the coding sequence ATGGCCTACAACATCGTCGTGATCGCCGGCAGCCTGCGCAAGGACAGCTTCTCGCTCAAGATCGCCAAGGCGCTCACCAAGCTCGCGCCGGCGTCTCTCAAGCTCGAGGTCGTGACGCTCGAGGGCATCTCTTTCTTCAACCAGGACCTCGAGGGTGCACCGCCCGCCGACTGGCTGGCCTTCCGCGAAAAGCTGCAGAAGTCCGACGGCGTCATCTTCGTGACCCCGGAATACAACCGCGCCATCCCGGGCGTCCTGAAGAATGCCATCGACGTCGCCTCGCGCCCCTACGGCAAGAGCTCGTTCAACGGCAAGCCGGTCGGCATCATCTCGAACTCGCCGGGCCCGCTCGGTGGCGTCAGCGCCGCCAAGACGCTGCAGAACATCCTGCCGGGCATTGCCGGCCCGATCCTGCAGCAGCCCGAGACCTATTTGAACGCGGTCGGCGACGCCTTTGATGCCGAAGGCAATCTGGCGAAGGACTCGCTGAAGGGCGTGCTCCAGGCTTACGTCGACGCTTTCGCGGCGCACGTGGCCAAGCATCACGGCTGA
- a CDS encoding septum formation initiator family protein, whose protein sequence is MVSRARLKSILTGLALYAMAAAIVGYFGVNAYTGKYGLNARQELDQEIIALTSELAQLKRERARSEQRVSLLRTEKIDPDMLDERARFQLDYVNPHDLVRMIPQN, encoded by the coding sequence ATGGTCTCCCGCGCGCGCCTGAAATCGATCCTGACCGGTCTTGCCCTCTATGCGATGGCGGCCGCCATCGTCGGCTATTTCGGGGTCAACGCCTACACCGGCAAATACGGCCTCAACGCCCGCCAGGAGCTCGACCAGGAGATCATCGCGCTGACCAGCGAGCTGGCGCAGCTCAAGCGCGAGCGCGCCCGGAGCGAGCAGCGCGTCTCGCTCTTGCGCACCGAGAAGATCGACCCCGATATGCTGGACGAGCGGGCCCGGTTCCAGCTCGACTATGTCAATCCGCACGATCTCGTTCGGATGATCCCGCAAAACTAG